One segment of Etheostoma cragini isolate CJK2018 chromosome 23, CSU_Ecrag_1.0, whole genome shotgun sequence DNA contains the following:
- the upf2 gene encoding regulator of nonsense transcripts 2 isoform X2, translating into MPAERKHSVNMDEKDDCTFSTKEKEKDREGERRPASARDKAKDEAKMSGKKDGGKEEKRKRLEEEKKKKEEKERRKKEEEKQKAEEEQKKKEEEEKRQQEEEERKLQEEEVKRQREEAAALLKEKEEGHQLHQEAWERNQCRKELRSKNQNAQEGRPEEAFFSRLDSSLKKNTAFVKKLRTLTEQQRDSLSNDFASLNLSKYIGEAVSSVVEAKLKISDVGCAVHLCSLFHQRYAEFAPLLLQAWKKHFEARKEDKAPNVSKLRTDLRFIAELTIVGLFTDKEGLSLIYEQLKNIIGTDRETHTHVSVVISFCKHCGDDIAGLLPRKVKLAAEKFGLGFPPSEIISTEKQQPFQNLLREYFTSLTKHLKKDHRELQNIERQNRRILHSKGELSEDRHKQYEEFATSYQKLLANTQSLADLLDENMPELPVDKTVQEEHGPGIDIFTPGKPGEYDLEGGIWEDEDARNFYENLVDLKAFVPAILFKDNEKSSQGKDKDEAKDGKEGKDAASTTEELELELEALDITDEPLELEGPDEAENEELAKKLLDEQEQEDEEASTGSHLKLIVDAFIQQLPNCVNRDLIDKAAMDFCMNMNTKSNRRKLVRALFTVPRQRLDLLPFYSRLVATLHPCMSDVAEDLCSMLKGDFRFHMRKKDQINIETKNKTVRFIGEQAKFKMYSKTDTLHCLKMLLSDFTHHHIEMACTLLETCGRFLFRSPDSHLRTSVLLEQMMRKKQAQHLDARYVTMVENAYYYCNPPPMEKTVKKKRPPLQEYIRKLLYKDLSKVTTEKVLRQMRKLPWHDPEVKSYLICCMVNIWNVKYNSIHCVANLLAGLVAYQEDVGIHVVDGVLEDIRLGMEVNQPKFNQRRISSAKFLGELYNYRMVESAVIFRTLFSFISFGINQDGSPSALDPPEHLFRIRLVCTLLDTCGQYFDRGSSKRKLDCFLIYFQRYIWWKKSIDVWTKDHPFPIDIDYMISDTLELLRPKMRLSCSLEEATKQVTDLEREVLYKLGLAMEKDGRSSAMSEGEVLDEEDDDGDDDEEGGAETEEQSGNESEMNEQEEDEGSENEEEEREEEEEENTDYLTDSNKENETDEENNEVTIRGGGLKHVACAEDEDFIQALDKMMLENLQQRSGETVKVHQLDVAIPLQLKSQLKKGGSRDQCLGEADSDISDTMQFVMLTRKGNKQQYKILNVPLSSHLAANHFNQQQAEQEERMRMKKLTLDINERQEQEDYQEMMQSLAQRPAPANTNRERRPRYQHPKGAPNADLIFKTGGRR; encoded by the exons ATGCCTGCTGAACGCAAGCACTCCGTAAACATGGACGAGAAAGACGATTGCACCTTCAGTAccaaggagaaagagaaggaccGAGAGGGCGAGAGGAGGCCGGCGTCGGCCCGAGACAAAGCAAAGGACGAGGCCAAGATGAGCGGCAAAAAAGACGGCGgcaaggaggagaagagaaagcgcctcgaggaggagaagaagaagaaagaggaaaaggagcgaagaaagaaggaggaggaaaagcagaaagcggaggaggagcagaagaagaaagaggaggaggagaagagacagcaggaggaggaggagcggaAGCTTCAAGAGGAGGAGGTCAAACGACAACGCGAGGAGGCCGCAGCTCTCCTCAA ggaaaaggaggaggggcATCAGCTGCACCAGGAGGCCTGGGAACGTAATCAGTGCAGGAAGGAACTCCGCAGCAAGAACCAGAACGCCCAAGAGGGTCGGCCCGAAGAGGCCTTCTTCAGCCGACTGGACTCCAGCCTTAAAAAGAACACCGCCTTCGTCAAGAAGCTGCGCACACTCACCGAGCAGCAGCGAGACTCGCTCTCCAACGACTTCGCCTCGTTGAACCTCAGCAAGTACATCGGCGAGGCCGTGAGCTCTGTCGTGGAGGCCAAGCTGAAGATCTCCGACGTGGGCTGCGCCGTCCATCTCTGCTCCCTCTTCCACCAACGGTACGCCGAGTTCGCTCCGTTGCTGCTCCAGGCGTGGAAGAAGCACTTCGAAGCGAGGAAGGAGGACAAGGCGCCCAACGTGAGCAAGCTGCGCACAGACCTGCGCTTCATCGCCGAGCTCACCATCGTCGGCCTCTTCACCGACAAAGAAGGGCTGTCGCTGATTTACGAGCAGCTGAAGAACATCATCGGGACCGACCGGgagacacacactcacgtgTCGGTGGTAATCAGCTTCTGTAAGCACTGTGGGGATGACATCGCTGGCCTGTTGCCCCGCAAGGTGAAACTAGCTGCTGAGAAGTTCGGTTTGGGCTTCCCTCCGAGCGAGATAATCAGCACGGAGAAACAGCAGCCCTTCCAGAACCTGCTACGGGAGTACTTCACATCACTCACCAAGCACCTGAAGAAGGACCACCGGGAGCTGCAGAACATCGAGAGGCAGAACAG ACGTATCCTACATTCCAAAGGGGAGCTGAGTGAGGATAGACACAAGCAGTATGAAGAGTTTGCCACTTCCTACCAGAAGCTGCTGGCGAACACTCAGTCCCTGGCTGATCTGCTGGATGAAAACATGCCTGAGCTGCCCGTGGACAAGACTGTGCAGGAGG AGCATGGGCCCGGCATTGACATCTTCACCCCTGGAAAGCCCGGAGAGTATGACCTGGAGGGAGGGATCTGGGAAGATGAAGACGCTCGTAACTTCTACGAGAACTTGGTGGACCTGAAGGCCTTCGTCCCTGCCATCCTCTTCAAGGACAACGAGAAGAGCAGCCAAGGCAAAGACAAGGACGAAGCCAAAG ATGGAAAAGAGGGGAAAGACGCGGCCAGCACCACAgaggagctggagctggagctggaggcTCTGGATATCACAGATGAACCTCTGGAACTGGAGGGACCAGACGAGGCAGAGAATGAAGAACTGGCCAAAAAACTGCTGGATGAGCAAG AACAAGAGGATGAAGAGGCCAGCACAGGGTCCCATTTGAAGCTGATCGTGGACGCCTTCATCCAACAGCTCCCCAACTGCGTCAACAGAGACCTCATAGACAAG GCTGCCATGGACTTCTGCATGAACATGAACACCAAATCCAACAGGAGGAAGCTCGTCCGAGCCCTCTTCACTGTTCCCAGGCAGAG GTTGGATCTTCTGCCCTTCTACTCTCGCCTGGTGGCAACCCTTCATCCCTGCATGTCAGACGTGGCTGAGGACCTTTGCTCCATGCTGAAGGGAGACTTCAGGTTTCAT ATGCGGAAGAAGGACCAAATCAACAtcgagacaaaaaacaaaacagtccGATTTATCGGGGAACAGGCTAAGTTCAAAATGTactcaaaaacagacacacttcaTTGTCTCAAG ATGCTGCTGTCTGATTTCACTCATCACCATATAGAGATGGCCTGTACACTGCTGGAGACCTGCGGCCGCTTCCTCTTCAGATCCCCCGACTCTCACCTGCGTACCAGCGTCTTGCTG GAGCAAATGATGCGTAAAAAGCAGGCCCAGCATCTGGACGCCCGCTATGTCACGATGGTGGAGAACGCCTACTACTACTGCAACCCCCCACCCATGGAGAAGAcggtgaagaagaagaggccTCCGCTCCAGGAGTACATCCGCAAGCTGCTCTACAAGGACCTGTCCAAGGTCACCACGGAGAAGGTGCTAAGGCAGATGCGCAAGCTGCCCTGGCACGACCCCGAAGTCAAGAGCTACCTGATCTGCTGCATGGTCAACATCTGGAACGTCAAGTACAACAGCATCCACTGTGTGGCCAACCTGCTGGCCGGCCTGGTGGCCTACCAGGAGGACGTGGGCATCCATGTGGTGGATGGAGTGCTGGAGGACATCCGGCTGGGCATGGAG GTCAACCAGCCCAAGTTCAACCAGCGGCGGATCAGCAGCGCCAAGTTCCTGGGCGAGCTCTACAACTACCGCATGGTGGAGTCGGCCGTCATTTTCCGCACCCtcttctccttcatctcctTTGGGATCAATCAGGACGGCAGCCCCAGCGCACTGGACCCGCCGGAGCACCTGTTCCGCATCCGCCTGGTCTGCACTTTGCTGGATACCTGCGGCCAGTACTTTGACCGAGGCTCCAGCAAGAGGAAGCTGGACTGTTTCCTCATCTACTTCCAG cggTACATCTGGTGGAAAAAGAGCATTGATGTTTGGACCAAGGACCACCCGTTTCCCATCGACATTGACTACATGATCAGCGACACCCTGGAGCTGCTCAGGCCCAAGATGAGGCTCAGCTGCTCCTTGGAGGAGGCCACCAAGCAGGTCACCGACCTGGAGAGGGAGGTGCTCTACAAACTAG GTCTGGCCATGGAGAAGGATGGTCGCTCCAGTGCCATGAGCGAAGGCGAGGTCCTCGATGAGGAAGACGACGATGGCGATGACGACGAAGAGGGAGGTGCAGAGACTGAGGAGCAGTCGGGCAACGAGAGTGAAATGAACGAACAGGAAGAGGAT GAAGGGTCAGAGAacgaagaagaggagagggaggaagaggaagaagagaacaCCGACTACCTGACCGACtccaataaagaaaatgagacTGACGAGGAGAACAAT GAGGTGACCATCCGCGGCGGAGGACTGAAGCACGTGGCCTGCGCCGAGGACGAGGACTTCATTCAGGCTCTGGACAAGATGATGCTGGAGAACCTGCAG CAGCGCAGCGGCGAGACGGTGAAGGTGCACCAGCTGGACGTGGCCATTCCACTGCAGCTGAAGAGCCAGCTGAAGAAGGGGGGCTCCAGAGACCAGTGCCTCGGGGAGGCGGACTCGGACATCTCCGACACCATGCAGTTCGTCATGCTGACACGCAAGGGCAACAAGCAGCAG TATAAGATCCTGAACGTGCCGCTGTCATCCCACCTGGCGGCGAACCACTTCAACCAGCAGCAAGCCGAACAGGAGGAGCGCATGAGGATGAAGAAACTCACCCTAGACATCAATGAGAGACAGGAGCAGGAGGACTACCAGG AGATGATGCAGTCCCTCGCGCAGCGTCCGGCTCCGGCCAACACCAACCGGGAGCGCCGGCCTCGCTACCAGCACCCGAAAGGCGCTCCCAACGCCGACCTCATCTTCAAGACCGGAGGAAG ACGCTGA
- the upf2 gene encoding regulator of nonsense transcripts 2 isoform X1, with protein MPAERKHSVNMDEKDDCTFSTKEKEKDREGERRPASARDKAKDEAKMSGKKDGGKEEKRKRLEEEKKKKEEKERRKKEEEKQKAEEEQKKKEEEEKRQQEEEERKLQEEEVKRQREEAAALLKEKEEGHQLHQEAWERNQCRKELRSKNQNAQEGRPEEAFFSRLDSSLKKNTAFVKKLRTLTEQQRDSLSNDFASLNLSKYIGEAVSSVVEAKLKISDVGCAVHLCSLFHQRYAEFAPLLLQAWKKHFEARKEDKAPNVSKLRTDLRFIAELTIVGLFTDKEGLSLIYEQLKNIIGTDRETHTHVSVVISFCKHCGDDIAGLLPRKVKLAAEKFGLGFPPSEIISTEKQQPFQNLLREYFTSLTKHLKKDHRELQNIERQNRRILHSKGELSEDRHKQYEEFATSYQKLLANTQSLADLLDENMPELPVDKTVQEEHGPGIDIFTPGKPGEYDLEGGIWEDEDARNFYENLVDLKAFVPAILFKDNEKSSQGKDKDEAKDGKEGKDAASTTEELELELEALDITDEPLELEGPDEAENEELAKKLLDEQEQEDEEASTGSHLKLIVDAFIQQLPNCVNRDLIDKAAMDFCMNMNTKSNRRKLVRALFTVPRQRLDLLPFYSRLVATLHPCMSDVAEDLCSMLKGDFRFHMRKKDQINIETKNKTVRFIGEQAKFKMYSKTDTLHCLKMLLSDFTHHHIEMACTLLETCGRFLFRSPDSHLRTSVLLEQMMRKKQAQHLDARYVTMVENAYYYCNPPPMEKTVKKKRPPLQEYIRKLLYKDLSKVTTEKVLRQMRKLPWHDPEVKSYLICCMVNIWNVKYNSIHCVANLLAGLVAYQEDVGIHVVDGVLEDIRLGMEVNQPKFNQRRISSAKFLGELYNYRMVESAVIFRTLFSFISFGINQDGSPSALDPPEHLFRIRLVCTLLDTCGQYFDRGSSKRKLDCFLIYFQRYIWWKKSIDVWTKDHPFPIDIDYMISDTLELLRPKMRLSCSLEEATKQVTDLEREVLYKLGLAMEKDGRSSAMSEGEVLDEEDDDGDDDEEGGAETEEQSGNESEMNEQEEDEGSENEEEEREEEEEENTDYLTDSNKENETDEENNEVTIRGGGLKHVACAEDEDFIQALDKMMLENLQQRSGETVKVHQLDVAIPLQLKSQLKKGGSRDQCLGEADSDISDTMQFVMLTRKGNKQQYKILNVPLSSHLAANHFNQQQAEQEERMRMKKLTLDINERQEQEDYQEMMQSLAQRPAPANTNRERRPRYQHPKGAPNADLIFKTGGRRR; from the exons ATGCCTGCTGAACGCAAGCACTCCGTAAACATGGACGAGAAAGACGATTGCACCTTCAGTAccaaggagaaagagaaggaccGAGAGGGCGAGAGGAGGCCGGCGTCGGCCCGAGACAAAGCAAAGGACGAGGCCAAGATGAGCGGCAAAAAAGACGGCGgcaaggaggagaagagaaagcgcctcgaggaggagaagaagaagaaagaggaaaaggagcgaagaaagaaggaggaggaaaagcagaaagcggaggaggagcagaagaagaaagaggaggaggagaagagacagcaggaggaggaggagcggaAGCTTCAAGAGGAGGAGGTCAAACGACAACGCGAGGAGGCCGCAGCTCTCCTCAA ggaaaaggaggaggggcATCAGCTGCACCAGGAGGCCTGGGAACGTAATCAGTGCAGGAAGGAACTCCGCAGCAAGAACCAGAACGCCCAAGAGGGTCGGCCCGAAGAGGCCTTCTTCAGCCGACTGGACTCCAGCCTTAAAAAGAACACCGCCTTCGTCAAGAAGCTGCGCACACTCACCGAGCAGCAGCGAGACTCGCTCTCCAACGACTTCGCCTCGTTGAACCTCAGCAAGTACATCGGCGAGGCCGTGAGCTCTGTCGTGGAGGCCAAGCTGAAGATCTCCGACGTGGGCTGCGCCGTCCATCTCTGCTCCCTCTTCCACCAACGGTACGCCGAGTTCGCTCCGTTGCTGCTCCAGGCGTGGAAGAAGCACTTCGAAGCGAGGAAGGAGGACAAGGCGCCCAACGTGAGCAAGCTGCGCACAGACCTGCGCTTCATCGCCGAGCTCACCATCGTCGGCCTCTTCACCGACAAAGAAGGGCTGTCGCTGATTTACGAGCAGCTGAAGAACATCATCGGGACCGACCGGgagacacacactcacgtgTCGGTGGTAATCAGCTTCTGTAAGCACTGTGGGGATGACATCGCTGGCCTGTTGCCCCGCAAGGTGAAACTAGCTGCTGAGAAGTTCGGTTTGGGCTTCCCTCCGAGCGAGATAATCAGCACGGAGAAACAGCAGCCCTTCCAGAACCTGCTACGGGAGTACTTCACATCACTCACCAAGCACCTGAAGAAGGACCACCGGGAGCTGCAGAACATCGAGAGGCAGAACAG ACGTATCCTACATTCCAAAGGGGAGCTGAGTGAGGATAGACACAAGCAGTATGAAGAGTTTGCCACTTCCTACCAGAAGCTGCTGGCGAACACTCAGTCCCTGGCTGATCTGCTGGATGAAAACATGCCTGAGCTGCCCGTGGACAAGACTGTGCAGGAGG AGCATGGGCCCGGCATTGACATCTTCACCCCTGGAAAGCCCGGAGAGTATGACCTGGAGGGAGGGATCTGGGAAGATGAAGACGCTCGTAACTTCTACGAGAACTTGGTGGACCTGAAGGCCTTCGTCCCTGCCATCCTCTTCAAGGACAACGAGAAGAGCAGCCAAGGCAAAGACAAGGACGAAGCCAAAG ATGGAAAAGAGGGGAAAGACGCGGCCAGCACCACAgaggagctggagctggagctggaggcTCTGGATATCACAGATGAACCTCTGGAACTGGAGGGACCAGACGAGGCAGAGAATGAAGAACTGGCCAAAAAACTGCTGGATGAGCAAG AACAAGAGGATGAAGAGGCCAGCACAGGGTCCCATTTGAAGCTGATCGTGGACGCCTTCATCCAACAGCTCCCCAACTGCGTCAACAGAGACCTCATAGACAAG GCTGCCATGGACTTCTGCATGAACATGAACACCAAATCCAACAGGAGGAAGCTCGTCCGAGCCCTCTTCACTGTTCCCAGGCAGAG GTTGGATCTTCTGCCCTTCTACTCTCGCCTGGTGGCAACCCTTCATCCCTGCATGTCAGACGTGGCTGAGGACCTTTGCTCCATGCTGAAGGGAGACTTCAGGTTTCAT ATGCGGAAGAAGGACCAAATCAACAtcgagacaaaaaacaaaacagtccGATTTATCGGGGAACAGGCTAAGTTCAAAATGTactcaaaaacagacacacttcaTTGTCTCAAG ATGCTGCTGTCTGATTTCACTCATCACCATATAGAGATGGCCTGTACACTGCTGGAGACCTGCGGCCGCTTCCTCTTCAGATCCCCCGACTCTCACCTGCGTACCAGCGTCTTGCTG GAGCAAATGATGCGTAAAAAGCAGGCCCAGCATCTGGACGCCCGCTATGTCACGATGGTGGAGAACGCCTACTACTACTGCAACCCCCCACCCATGGAGAAGAcggtgaagaagaagaggccTCCGCTCCAGGAGTACATCCGCAAGCTGCTCTACAAGGACCTGTCCAAGGTCACCACGGAGAAGGTGCTAAGGCAGATGCGCAAGCTGCCCTGGCACGACCCCGAAGTCAAGAGCTACCTGATCTGCTGCATGGTCAACATCTGGAACGTCAAGTACAACAGCATCCACTGTGTGGCCAACCTGCTGGCCGGCCTGGTGGCCTACCAGGAGGACGTGGGCATCCATGTGGTGGATGGAGTGCTGGAGGACATCCGGCTGGGCATGGAG GTCAACCAGCCCAAGTTCAACCAGCGGCGGATCAGCAGCGCCAAGTTCCTGGGCGAGCTCTACAACTACCGCATGGTGGAGTCGGCCGTCATTTTCCGCACCCtcttctccttcatctcctTTGGGATCAATCAGGACGGCAGCCCCAGCGCACTGGACCCGCCGGAGCACCTGTTCCGCATCCGCCTGGTCTGCACTTTGCTGGATACCTGCGGCCAGTACTTTGACCGAGGCTCCAGCAAGAGGAAGCTGGACTGTTTCCTCATCTACTTCCAG cggTACATCTGGTGGAAAAAGAGCATTGATGTTTGGACCAAGGACCACCCGTTTCCCATCGACATTGACTACATGATCAGCGACACCCTGGAGCTGCTCAGGCCCAAGATGAGGCTCAGCTGCTCCTTGGAGGAGGCCACCAAGCAGGTCACCGACCTGGAGAGGGAGGTGCTCTACAAACTAG GTCTGGCCATGGAGAAGGATGGTCGCTCCAGTGCCATGAGCGAAGGCGAGGTCCTCGATGAGGAAGACGACGATGGCGATGACGACGAAGAGGGAGGTGCAGAGACTGAGGAGCAGTCGGGCAACGAGAGTGAAATGAACGAACAGGAAGAGGAT GAAGGGTCAGAGAacgaagaagaggagagggaggaagaggaagaagagaacaCCGACTACCTGACCGACtccaataaagaaaatgagacTGACGAGGAGAACAAT GAGGTGACCATCCGCGGCGGAGGACTGAAGCACGTGGCCTGCGCCGAGGACGAGGACTTCATTCAGGCTCTGGACAAGATGATGCTGGAGAACCTGCAG CAGCGCAGCGGCGAGACGGTGAAGGTGCACCAGCTGGACGTGGCCATTCCACTGCAGCTGAAGAGCCAGCTGAAGAAGGGGGGCTCCAGAGACCAGTGCCTCGGGGAGGCGGACTCGGACATCTCCGACACCATGCAGTTCGTCATGCTGACACGCAAGGGCAACAAGCAGCAG TATAAGATCCTGAACGTGCCGCTGTCATCCCACCTGGCGGCGAACCACTTCAACCAGCAGCAAGCCGAACAGGAGGAGCGCATGAGGATGAAGAAACTCACCCTAGACATCAATGAGAGACAGGAGCAGGAGGACTACCAGG AGATGATGCAGTCCCTCGCGCAGCGTCCGGCTCCGGCCAACACCAACCGGGAGCGCCGGCCTCGCTACCAGCACCCGAAAGGCGCTCCCAACGCCGACCTCATCTTCAAGACCGGAGGAAG GAGACGCTGA